In Scatophagus argus isolate fScaArg1 chromosome 3, fScaArg1.pri, whole genome shotgun sequence, one genomic interval encodes:
- the LOC124056518 gene encoding calcium-binding and coiled-coil domain-containing protein 1-like, whose translation MDKQPAVVFRNVGQLYFPQTRVECHYSLTPDHQWSSSDWIGIFEVGWSSVKQYHTYSWALVPEGYTEGTGVNCCVNFQASYLPHPSAVEYEFVYLDRMGQVCARSRPFTFCAPKPLEELETLKEERDEEDGEEELLLVVPRAHLLQSRLEECLKKQAEIQQALDVTKKETEKEKESSEKARMEWELEKEAMKEEISELRDNIRQNYETLKKMEGKHKDVTYSQENLTSELSKLTAEKAESQQRIKDLEEHIKVLNDREKEGNTELERLKERLKKMSSQMKHDEEKRKSLQAENEAALVEVQGLQQRLEAGEHLVESLRRELRELGTHQGHTHTKLHQARLQVAQLTLQLSEENLVLREERANWAIERETYKHAAEADKKKLQEWNCEVQRTEEWLQEERTEREKLEAELGTERDCNRVLLRELQELRAILRKTQKETEEQQADKQDLVSYARQLEQKLVIVPESESNGEIPTCVSLGSSSEDEEEASLPSPRSISSLLFLSTHLESPSRAEIPAETHIQDEEGTPASDTQDMRKQHGENRADEGRRLILPQLADPILSELADSPMW comes from the exons ATGGATAAACAGCCTGCGGTGGTGTTTCGAAATGTGGGGCAACTTTACTTCCCCCAAACCAGAGTGGAGTGCCACTACAGTCTGACCCCTGACCATCAGTGGAGCAGCAGTGACTGGATAGGGATCTTTGAG GTGGGCTGGTCTTCAGTGAAACAGTATCACACATATTCATGGGCTCTTGTTCCTGAGGGCTACACTGAGGGCACCGGTGTCAACTGCTGTGTAAATTTTCAGG CGTCCTACCTGCCCCACCCCAGTGCTGTGGAGTATGAGTTCGTATATTTGGATAGGATGGGACAGGTGTGTGCCCGTAGTCGCCCCTTCACCTTCTGCGCTCCCAAGcctctggaggagctggagaccCTGAAAGAGGAGCGAGACGAGGAGGACggagaggaggagctgctgctcgTCGTCCCCAGGgctcacctgctgcag AGTCGGCTGGAGGAATgcttaaaaaaacaagcagagatACAGCAGGCCCTGGATGTTACgaaaaaggagacagagaaagagaaggagagcagcgAAAAAGCAAGGATGGAGTGGGAGCTTGAAAAGGAAGCAATGAAAGAGGAGATCTCAGAGCTCAGAGACAACATAAGACAAAACTATGAGACGCTGAAGAAGATGGAGGGGAAACACAAG GATGTCACATACAGTCAGGAAAACCTGACCTCTGAACTCAGTAAACTTACAGCTGAAAAAGCTGAAAGTCAGCAGCGAATCAAAGACCTCGAGGAGCACATCAAGGTCCTGAATGACAgggagaaggaaggaaacacGGAACTGGAAAG GCTGAAGGAGAGACTGAAGAAAATGTCCAGTCAAATGAAACACgatgaggaaaagagaaagtctCTGCAG GCGGAGAACGAGGCAGCTCTAGTGGAGGTACAAGGCCTGCAGCAGCGTCTGGAGGCCGGTGAGCATTTAGTCGAAAGCCTGCGCCGGGAGCTGAGGGAGCTGGGCACCCATCAGGGCCACACCCACACCAAGCTGCACCAAGCCCGGCTTCAAGTGGCCCAGCTGACCCTGCAGCTGTCTGAGGAGAACCTGGTTCTCAGGGAGGAACGTGCCAACTGGGCCATTGAAAgagaaacatacaaacatgcagcagAA GCTGATAAAAAGAAATTGCAAGAATGGAACTGTGAGGTGCAGAGGACCGAGGAGTGGCTCCAGGAGGAGAGGACGGAGAGGGAGAAACTAGAAGCAGAGCTTGGGACTGAGCGAGACTGCAATCGA gtgctgctgagagagctgcaggagctgaggGCCATTCTGAGAAAAAcccagaaagagacagaggagcagcaggcagacaaacag GACCTGGTGAGCTACGCCCGTCAGCTGGAGCAGAAGTTGGTGATTGTGCCAGAATCCGAGTCAAATGGAGAAATTCCCacatgtgtct CTCTCGGCTCTTCCtctgaggatgaggaagaggctTCCTTACCCTCCCCCAGATCGATCAGTTCACTTCTTTTCCTGTCCACTCACCTGGAATCGCCCAGCAGAGCTGAGATCCCTGCTGAGACACACATCCAGGACGAAGAAGGCACGCCAGCCTCTGACACACAG GACATGAGGAAGCAACACGGTGAGAACAGAGCTGATGAAGGGAGGCGACTGATCCTACCACAACTTGCTGACCCCATCCTGAG tgagCTGGCAGACTCCCCCATGTGGTAA